A region of Halosolutus amylolyticus DNA encodes the following proteins:
- a CDS encoding DNA-binding protein, protein MSGSPDEEKLEELRQKKMEQLQEQAEGQQGSEAQEAAQQQAEAQKKALLRQHLTDDARKRLNTVKMSKPQFGEQVERQVVTLARSGRIQGKIDDGKMKQLLQELKPDSKSFDIKRR, encoded by the coding sequence ATGAGCGGATCACCCGACGAGGAGAAACTCGAGGAACTCCGACAGAAGAAGATGGAGCAGCTCCAGGAGCAGGCCGAGGGCCAGCAGGGGAGCGAAGCCCAGGAGGCCGCCCAGCAACAGGCCGAGGCCCAGAAGAAGGCCCTCCTGCGCCAGCACCTGACCGACGACGCCCGCAAACGGCTCAACACCGTCAAGATGAGCAAGCCCCAGTTCGGCGAACAGGTCGAACGGCAGGTCGTCACCCTCGCCCGATCGGGACGCATCCAGGGCAAGATCGACGACGGGAAGATGAAACAGCTCCTCCAGGAGCTCAAGCCCGACTCGAAGAGCTTCGACATCAAGCGCCGGTGA
- a CDS encoding DUF7411 family protein, protein MELGLLYSGGKDSTLAALLLDEFYDVTLVTGHFGVTDDWKHARNTAESVDFAFERLDLDPDVAREAVDRIREDGFPRNGIQRVHRHALERLAEQGFDAIADGTRRDDRVPTVSRAQAQSLEDRHGVDYIAPLSGFGRTAVDRLVDAHLKVTVGPSEAIDRADYEAELRALIAEADGPGRVADLFPAHDQTYVTDVR, encoded by the coding sequence ATGGAGCTCGGACTGCTCTACAGCGGCGGGAAGGACTCGACGCTCGCAGCGCTTCTCCTCGACGAGTTCTACGACGTCACGCTGGTGACCGGTCACTTCGGCGTCACCGACGACTGGAAACACGCCCGGAACACCGCCGAGTCGGTCGACTTCGCGTTCGAACGGCTCGATCTCGACCCCGACGTCGCCCGCGAGGCCGTCGATCGGATCCGCGAGGACGGCTTCCCGCGCAACGGCATCCAGCGGGTTCACCGGCACGCCCTCGAACGGCTGGCCGAACAGGGGTTCGACGCGATCGCCGACGGAACCCGACGCGACGATCGGGTGCCGACGGTCTCGCGCGCACAGGCCCAGAGCCTGGAGGATCGCCACGGCGTCGACTACATCGCCCCGCTATCGGGGTTCGGTCGGACCGCAGTCGATCGGCTGGTCGACGCCCACCTCAAGGTGACGGTCGGGCCGAGCGAGGCGATCGACCGGGCCGACTACGAGGCCGAGTTGCGGGCGCTCATCGCCGAGGCGGACGGTCCCGGGCGGGTGGCCGATCTCTTCCCCGCGCACGACCAGACGTACGTCACCGACGTGCGCTAA
- a CDS encoding sensor histidine kinase: MQPLGDEDWVTDVGEQVPVSPLSALGLFLAAVIGARIAGEAFSTQALLESVVPLLAASAVVFADRTLVAGDVSLRDRLTVFAYGAGGFLAGTFVTSLHLYVLYLDGTGALKPLYLMLMGGTVGVAAGTIAGIYEIRQRAAVREARRQSERLEEFASVVSHDLRNPLGVARGRLDAAFETGEAEHLKAVDGALDRMDELIEESLSVARNGTQVEDPYDVPLVELAGEAWTATETHDATLETEGNHTLEVDPQRAKQLFENCFRNSVEHGSTSSQRDSRADDAIDHGGEDVHIRVGPCPGGFFVADDGPGIPEDERENVLERGYSTAEDGSGLGLAIVRAIADAHGWDVTITESEAGGARFEFT, from the coding sequence GTGCAACCCCTGGGAGACGAGGACTGGGTCACCGATGTCGGCGAACAGGTGCCCGTGTCGCCGCTGTCGGCACTCGGGCTCTTTCTCGCGGCCGTCATCGGTGCCCGCATCGCCGGCGAGGCCTTCAGCACCCAGGCCCTTCTCGAGAGTGTCGTCCCCCTGCTGGCCGCCTCGGCCGTCGTCTTCGCCGATCGGACACTGGTGGCGGGGGACGTCTCGCTCCGGGATCGACTTACCGTCTTCGCCTACGGTGCCGGGGGCTTTCTCGCGGGGACGTTCGTGACGTCGCTCCACCTCTACGTGCTGTATCTCGACGGCACCGGCGCGCTCAAACCGCTGTATCTCATGTTGATGGGCGGCACGGTCGGCGTCGCGGCGGGAACGATCGCCGGCATCTACGAGATCCGCCAGCGGGCCGCGGTCCGGGAGGCGCGCCGCCAGAGCGAACGGTTAGAGGAGTTCGCGAGCGTCGTCAGCCACGACCTCCGGAACCCGCTCGGGGTAGCCCGCGGCCGACTCGACGCCGCCTTCGAGACGGGCGAGGCCGAACACCTCAAAGCGGTCGACGGCGCGCTCGACCGGATGGACGAACTGATCGAGGAGTCGCTCTCGGTCGCCCGCAACGGCACGCAGGTCGAGGACCCCTACGACGTGCCGCTGGTCGAACTCGCGGGCGAGGCGTGGACGGCGACCGAAACGCACGACGCGACCCTCGAAACGGAGGGGAACCACACGCTGGAGGTCGATCCACAACGCGCGAAGCAGCTGTTCGAGAACTGCTTCCGGAACAGTGTCGAACACGGTTCGACAAGCAGTCAGCGCGATTCCCGCGCTGACGACGCGATCGACCACGGCGGCGAGGACGTCCACATCCGGGTCGGACCCTGCCCGGGCGGCTTCTTCGTCGCGGATGACGGACCCGGCATCCCCGAGGACGAACGCGAGAACGTGCTCGAACGCGGGTACTCGACCGCCGAAGACGGCTCCGGACTCGGACTGGCGATCGTCCGGGCGATCGCCGACGCCCACGGCTGGGACGTGACGATCACCGAGAGCGAGGCCGGCGGTGCCCGGTTCGAGTTCACCTAG
- the hisS gene encoding histidine--tRNA ligase has protein sequence MYDRIKGFRDFYPGEMGARRATIDTLEETASRYGFREIGTPALERAEMWTDKSGEDIVDELYAFEDQGGRHVTLTPELTPTVARMVVAKQQELSKPIKWFSTRPFWRYEQVQQGRQREFYQTNVDIFGSSEPEADAEILAWAADALTNLGLTEEHFEFRISHRDILGGVLETYDADVDVTEAIRAVDKSEKISQAEYHDLLVEAGLTYDQAAEFDDLIASGDLDAVEEFADTDRVTAAVENLQNVLAAAEDFGAREHCTISLETARGLDYYTGVVFECFDSTGEVSRSIFGGGRYDDLIEGFGGQPTPAVGVAPGLAPLSLLLQRAGVWPDEELVTEYYVLQVGDTRSEAARITRDLRDRGHVVETDVAGRSFGAQLDYADSINAGTVVIVGEQDLANDEVTIKDMESGDQFQVPIDEFPGDRDRPTYEDFA, from the coding sequence ATGTACGACCGGATCAAGGGCTTTCGAGACTTCTATCCCGGCGAGATGGGCGCGCGGCGGGCGACCATCGATACGCTGGAGGAGACCGCCAGCAGGTACGGCTTCCGCGAGATCGGGACCCCGGCGCTCGAACGGGCCGAGATGTGGACCGACAAGAGCGGCGAGGACATCGTCGACGAACTGTACGCGTTCGAGGACCAGGGCGGCCGCCACGTGACGCTGACGCCGGAACTCACGCCGACGGTGGCGCGGATGGTCGTCGCAAAACAGCAGGAACTGTCGAAGCCGATCAAGTGGTTCTCGACGCGGCCGTTCTGGCGCTACGAGCAGGTCCAGCAGGGTCGCCAGCGCGAGTTCTACCAGACGAACGTCGACATCTTCGGCTCGTCCGAACCCGAGGCCGACGCCGAAATCCTCGCGTGGGCGGCCGACGCCCTGACCAACCTCGGTCTCACCGAGGAGCACTTCGAGTTCCGCATCTCCCACCGGGACATCCTCGGGGGCGTCCTCGAGACGTACGACGCCGACGTGGACGTCACGGAGGCGATTCGGGCCGTCGACAAGTCCGAGAAGATCTCGCAGGCCGAGTACCACGACCTGCTCGTCGAGGCCGGCCTCACGTACGATCAGGCCGCCGAGTTCGACGACCTCATCGCGAGCGGCGACCTCGACGCGGTCGAGGAATTCGCCGACACCGATCGCGTCACTGCCGCCGTCGAGAACCTCCAGAACGTCCTCGCGGCCGCCGAGGACTTCGGCGCGCGCGAGCACTGCACTATCTCGCTCGAGACGGCCCGCGGACTGGACTACTACACCGGCGTCGTCTTCGAGTGTTTCGATTCGACTGGCGAGGTCTCCCGGTCGATCTTCGGCGGCGGCCGCTACGACGACCTCATCGAGGGGTTCGGCGGCCAGCCGACGCCCGCCGTCGGCGTCGCACCGGGGCTCGCACCGCTGTCACTGCTCCTGCAGCGGGCGGGCGTCTGGCCCGACGAGGAACTGGTGACCGAGTACTACGTCCTCCAGGTCGGCGACACCCGATCGGAGGCCGCCCGGATCACCCGGGACCTGCGGGATCGCGGCCACGTCGTCGAGACCGACGTCGCGGGCCGATCGTTCGGCGCACAGCTGGACTACGCCGACTCGATCAACGCCGGGACGGTCGTCATCGTCGGCGAGCAGGACCTCGCGAACGACGAGGTGACGATCAAGGACATGGAGTCGGGCGACCAGTTCCAGGTCCCAATCGACGAGTTCCCCGGCGATCGGGATCGGCCGACCTACGAGGACTTCGCCTGA
- a CDS encoding TQO small subunit DoxD, producing MATNQATVQWLGRQQEFEYADSVAGYVMVGIRLIVGYWFLHAGWTKFAFVAGEPFDAAGYLMHAETPIAGLFEIVATTPWLLEFTNVMIPLGEFLIGLGLILGALVRLAAFFGGVLMTLFYLGNADWAHGYVNGDLLGLMLFVIIGVFAAGRILGVDAYLEQLEFVQRRPWLRYLLG from the coding sequence ATGGCAACCAATCAAGCAACCGTACAGTGGCTCGGGAGGCAGCAGGAGTTCGAATACGCCGACTCGGTCGCCGGCTACGTGATGGTCGGTATCCGACTGATCGTCGGGTACTGGTTCCTCCACGCAGGGTGGACGAAGTTCGCGTTCGTCGCAGGTGAGCCGTTCGACGCGGCCGGCTACCTGATGCACGCGGAGACGCCGATCGCCGGCCTGTTCGAGATCGTCGCGACGACGCCCTGGCTGCTCGAGTTCACCAACGTGATGATCCCCCTCGGCGAGTTCCTAATCGGCCTGGGGCTCATCCTGGGGGCGCTCGTGCGCCTCGCCGCCTTCTTCGGCGGCGTCCTGATGACGTTGTTCTACCTGGGCAACGCCGACTGGGCGCACGGCTACGTCAACGGGGACCTGCTGGGTCTCATGTTGTTCGTGATCATCGGCGTCTTCGCCGCGGGCCGCATCCTCGGCGTCGACGCCTACCTCGAACAACTCGAGTTCGTGCAACGGCGGCCGTGGCTCCGGTACCTCCTCGGCTGA
- a CDS encoding sulfatase-like hydrolase/transferase, whose protein sequence is MVDTPNVLLVLTDQERYDCSAPDGPPVETPTIDRLASEGMRFERACTPISICTSARASLLTGQFPHGHGMLNNSHEADAIRANLPDGVPTFSEALATGDSGYELTYTGKWHVGHDQTPEDFGFAYLGGSDVHHDDIDDAFREYREERGTPMDEVEFEEAVYTGGGEGTFVAAKAPIDVADTRAYFLAERTIDTIEAHATGDRDGPFFHRADFYGPHHPYVIPEPYASMYDPGEIDPPDSYLETFDGKPQVHENFVDYRGVRGFDWDTWAEVLAKYWGFVTLIDEQLERILDALEAYGLADDTAVIHTSDHGDFVGGHRQFNKGPLMYDDTYRIPLQVRWPGVTEPGSVCEFPVHLHDLAPTILEMAGVSIPDSFHARSLVPFLEGDDPDDWPDSTFAQYHGEEFGLYTQRMVRTDRYKYVYNGPDIDELYDLDRDPAELQNLIDHPEYADARSAMRKRLVEWMYETDDPNREWVPDVLADAPEGT, encoded by the coding sequence ATGGTCGACACGCCGAACGTCCTGCTCGTCCTCACCGACCAGGAGCGCTACGACTGCAGTGCCCCCGACGGGCCGCCGGTCGAGACCCCGACGATCGATCGACTCGCGAGCGAGGGGATGCGATTCGAACGCGCGTGCACGCCGATCAGCATCTGTACGAGCGCCCGTGCATCGTTGCTGACCGGCCAGTTCCCGCACGGGCACGGGATGCTCAACAACAGCCACGAGGCGGACGCGATCCGGGCAAATCTGCCCGACGGCGTCCCGACCTTTTCGGAGGCGCTCGCGACGGGCGACAGCGGCTACGAACTCACGTACACGGGCAAGTGGCACGTCGGCCACGATCAGACCCCCGAGGACTTCGGCTTTGCCTACCTCGGCGGGAGCGACGTCCACCACGACGACATCGACGACGCGTTTCGCGAGTACCGCGAGGAGCGCGGGACCCCGATGGACGAGGTGGAGTTCGAGGAGGCGGTCTACACCGGTGGCGGCGAGGGCACCTTCGTCGCCGCGAAGGCGCCGATCGACGTCGCGGACACCCGGGCGTACTTCCTCGCCGAGCGGACGATCGACACGATCGAGGCCCACGCGACCGGCGATCGAGACGGGCCGTTCTTCCACCGGGCGGACTTCTACGGCCCGCATCATCCCTACGTGATCCCCGAGCCCTACGCCTCGATGTACGATCCCGGCGAGATCGACCCCCCGGACAGCTATCTCGAAACGTTCGACGGGAAGCCACAGGTCCACGAGAACTTCGTCGACTACCGCGGCGTCAGGGGGTTCGACTGGGACACCTGGGCCGAGGTGCTCGCGAAGTACTGGGGGTTCGTGACGCTGATCGACGAGCAACTCGAGCGGATCCTCGACGCGCTCGAAGCGTACGGACTGGCCGACGACACAGCGGTGATCCACACCTCGGATCACGGCGACTTCGTCGGGGGCCACCGCCAGTTCAACAAGGGGCCGCTGATGTACGACGACACCTACCGTATCCCGCTGCAGGTGCGCTGGCCGGGAGTCACCGAGCCGGGATCGGTCTGCGAGTTCCCCGTCCACCTGCACGACCTCGCGCCGACGATCCTCGAGATGGCCGGCGTCTCGATTCCGGATTCGTTCCACGCCCGGAGCCTCGTCCCGTTTCTCGAGGGCGACGATCCGGACGACTGGCCCGACTCGACGTTCGCCCAGTACCACGGCGAGGAGTTCGGTCTCTACACCCAGCGGATGGTCCGCACCGATCGATACAAGTACGTCTACAACGGCCCGGATATCGACGAACTGTACGACCTCGATCGCGACCCCGCCGAACTGCAGAACCTGATCGACCACCCCGAGTACGCCGACGCGCGATCGGCGATGCGAAAGCGACTGGTCGAGTGGATGTACGAGA